One stretch of Falco naumanni isolate bFalNau1 chromosome 7, bFalNau1.pat, whole genome shotgun sequence DNA includes these proteins:
- the PGF gene encoding placenta growth factor, translating to MRLLGAFLRLLVAGTLGAPPAPVPEARGTASAEPPVLTFREIWNRSFCRPLEQLVDVITEFPNEVEYIFRPSCVSLQRCGGCCGDEGLRCVPVETSKVTMQLLKIKPNGEAPYVEMVFTEHKQCECRPRQDLMRLGRRRSKGRGKRRQDKKRRKDCELCGTPRR from the exons ATGCGGCTGCTCGGTGCCTTCCTGCGGCTGCTGGTGGCCGGGACGCTGggcgcgccccccgccccg GTCCCGGAGGCGCGGGGGACGGCCAGCGCGGAGCCGCCCG TCCTGACCTTTCGGGAGATCTGGAATCGTAGTTTCTGCCGGCCTCTGGAGCAGCTGGTGGACGTCATTACCGAGTTCCCCAACGAAGTGGAGTACATTTTCAGACCCTCCTGCGTCTCCCTGCAGCGCTGcggtggctgctgtggggacGAGGGTCTCCGCTGCGTCCCTGTGGAGACGAGCAAGGTCACCATGCAG CTCCTGAAGATAAAGCCAAATGGGGAGGCACCCTACGTGGAGATGGTGTTCACCGAGCACAAGCAGTGCGAGTGCAG GCCCCGCCAGGACCTGATGAGGTTGGGAAG GAGGAGGTCCAAGGGCAGAGGTAAGAGAAGACAAGACAAGAAGAGACGTAAAGACTGTGAACT ATGTGGCACACCACGCAGGTAG